Below is a window of Lodderomyces elongisporus chromosome 3, complete sequence DNA.
TGATAAATGTTGTTGACTCAAATGTCTATGCAATATTGCAGTCTGCTTATTTTTGCAATCTTTTggttattactattatctAGTTCTTGAATGGCTAAATCGAGGTTTTGTAtgctattttctttttttattttcttttcttcttttttcctttttctttttgtatgGAAAGAGAACGACAAGGGCCGAAAAATGCGGcacatttttcttttttattattttttatttttattattttttattattttttttttgttccttttgttCTGACCTCTCCCTCCCCTCAAAATCgattcaatttcaatctATCACCTTTGCGTTCTGTTTTCATAGGGTAAGTGTTGGTGAAGTTATATAGAGTTAAGGTACAGAccggaaagaaaaagagaaaaagaaaaaaaagaaaaaaacaacggCTGCAAGTTTTATGTCAAGCAGCAATTGCTGTAACAACAATACCTTTTTTGAAACAACATTATTTGTTAAACTAAGATACTAAACACCAGCACACCTAAGAACTATCCTCATGAATCAGCGAAACAGTAAATCTCCAATAACTTCTCAATCTACGCCTACGACTAGTCGTGGAAAAGCAATGGATGACAAGAATGTAGTGGAGGCATCTACAAAAGGTGTTTCTTTATTGATCATTGTACAAGTGATTACAAAGTTGTTTACTTTCGTCTTGAACCACGCCTTAATCCGTTTCATTTCACCATCCATCTTTGGCATAGCTGCATATTTGGATCTAATAAGATCCACTATACTATTTTTCAGTCGGGAAGCAATTAGGCTATCTGTTCAACGTGTCAATGCCACTCAACCGAGAACAAAGAGGTTACAAGAAGTACTCAATTTGGGGTTCCTTTCAATATTCATTTCTATACCGGTAAGCATTATAGTTGGGTATCTACAAGGCTACTTATCATCAAATTTTCAGCAACATTTTTTGAAGTTACCCTTTCTGAACTTGTCAGTGCTAGTGCTAATATTCCTGATAATTGCCGAGTTGCTCGTGGAACCAATATATTGTGTTTATCAATACGAATTAGATTTTGGCAAAAGGTCCAAATTTGAAAGCACTGCAATGATTCTCAAGTGTACTGTAACAGTGGCCTGTGTTTTTCTGTCAGCCAGTTACTTTGAGGGATCTGAATTTAATGGTGCAGCAATTTTATCCTTCATGTTGGGTCAACTAGCTTACGCCGGAACATTGTTGATTCTTTatgcattttcttttcaaggTTTTAATAAGCTAAATCAAACTTGTTTGAGGTATAAGCTTATATCCACTAAtggggaaaaaaattactttGAACCTCAAATCTTGCACATGTTTCAgagcttttttttgcaaatgattTTCAAGCAAATATTGACTGAGGGCGACACACTTTTGATCAGTTACATGTGCACTATTGAGGAACAAGGAGCTTATGCAGTTGTCTCAAATTATGGTTCCATAATTGCCAGGCTCTTATTTCAACCGTTGGAAGAAGCAACGAGGCTCATGCTTACCAAGATTATGAGCCAGGCCAAGAAAGAAGATACCCTTGATGGATCCGGGGAGAAGGCAACCTCTGTTAAAGACAAaattacacaaaacacCACTACATCTGgtacaactattacaaatGACTCCTATATGCAAGcatttacatatataaagatGGTAAgcttattttatttcaatttgtgCTTGGTAATTTTGTTTGCTGGAGTTACCAATGGGCCATTCTTATTAAAACTCTTATTAGGcaacaaaaataattgGGACAAGACCGATATCTTTTCATTGTTTCCACAATATATCACCTATATCCCATTCCTAGCGTTTAATGGTGTTTTTGAAGCATTTTTCACTAGCTTAGCAACACCAAAAGATATACTGAGGTATTCCAAGTTTATGACGGTGGCCACGGTGTTAGTCTTGGCTCTTTCTTACTACCTCATATTGGTTTGGAACCTCCGCTTATCGGGGTTGATGATTGCAAATATAGCAAATATGTCTTTGAGAATcatatattgttttttcacTCTTCAAAAGTTTTTCAGCAAGGGCGGAATTAAGCTCAGTTTTGGCAAAGCGGTAAGCTATATTACTCCATCTGTTGGTATCATGGCTGCCACCTGGCTTGGTCAGTATTGGTTTGTGTTTAGGAAGACATCCTTTTTCACACAAGATTGGCAAGAATTACTCAAAAGCACTATATGGTCTGGCATTTTGTTGCTGAACTTGGTGATACTTGAGCGACAAAAGTTGCAACATGCCGTGAGGCGAGTATTTCATTTAAAAGAGGAGTGAAGAtagtttgtgtttttcttttctttttttcgtttAAAATTAGATAGACATTTATAAATATAGACatgtacaaaaaaaataatatagatttttttcaagagttTACATAAATGAATAAGTTTCAGAGGGGCCGtaagaagcaaaaatgaaagaaataaataaaaaaaaaaggaaaaaaaaaatagagtcGTCACACTAAGGCTTTCCCAGACTATTAACTAACGGAACAATGTGCCATCCAGTATCGCCTCCGTCACGGATAGCATTACTGTGCTGAATTGCTTCCCTCCAGTGGTGGTGCTATTAATTACCTGAATCTGACAGTACTGATTCCTCAAGTAGTCAAGAAAATTCAAACCGCGAGGATCGAACTGGACACTTTGAACACAGCGAAAAAACTCAAGAGAATCTTTTACACAATTTAACAAATCTGAGAGTGCGCAAGAAGTACACTTCCACTAAAAGCCATCACAGCCAACTATTCCAAAATTTCAGTGCCTAGTCTATTTGACAATGTATGCCTTACTTTCatctgtttgtttctttatttctttacttatttttttcttctcttcattttttcctttcttttttatactGATAACCCTAAACACATCACAAACATTAGAGCTCTAACTTTTACCGATTGGATAAACCTTTATGCCCTTGTTCCTCATCAAGTAGAAACTCCTTGATACTGGCTTAGCAACTCTTTTTTCCAGTTCAATACCACCAAGATGTCCGTCGAAATGTTGCAACGAGAGTTGGATCAGCTTGCCAAACACATTGCTCAGAAGGATTTGGAACTACGCAATTTAAAAACTCAGTATAATGCCCGATTGAAAATCGTTAACGACTGCATCAATAATCTACCACAAGAGTTCATACAGTCAGATTCAAGCATATCAGATGAGGAACTTGCAAACATACTTGTGCAACCCATAAAATGTCCCAATTGCCAAGAAACAGTACATAGAAACGATAACGATAAAAGTGATTATATATTACTACCTAAACGACTAGtgcaaattgaaaagaggCCAACCACAACATTTTCATCTGAATCAATCCCCAATCAAGCTTCTCTGAGACAATTTGGCTTGcataatcaaaatcaaaatcaaaatcaaaatcaaaacgcAAGCGCagacaaattgaaaaacgCCTCGAATTttaattcaaattcaaattccaattccaattccaattccaattccaattccaattccaattccaaaagcaaaagcaaaagcaaaaataaagttaCTTGCTCATTTTGTAAGATGACTGGACACACTAGGGCGAATTGCGAAGCACGACTAATGACCCCCAAAAAATAGAAGCTGCTTTATATAAAAACTTTTCTCGTAAAATTTATACTTTCATTTTCTAAATATAACTATTTCTTTAGACATTTCGGCCTTGTAATCATTTCGATGCTTGCACCATAGCCTCTGTAAGAATGTTAGTATTTGCGCGTTGGTTTCATCTTTGCATTTCCCCTAACTTTATGATTGCagttcttttcatttttttttaaaaaaaaaaaaataataaagcaATAGGGAAATAACAATATTACCAGTGGAAATTgaataatgaaaataatCTAGCACATACCTCTCCTCGATGCATCTTGAAGCAATGTGCAATCGACCAAGTTGGGATTTATGTGCACATATCGCACAGTTGAGCCTCTGATAAACAAGTTCTTTACTGCTTCTAGGTATGGATACTTGTCTCCGTTGTTACACTTGATATTGTCCAACTTGAGATTaagaaattgatcaacGGATTTTAGCACTCCCGTGATCTCCATATCGTTTTTGAGTTCAACCGTCACCTCTTGGTCTACCAAGGTCTTGAAAAAACTAAAGAATAACATCTTCTTGATGGTTTGGATTTATAAATATCGATTGCTGATTGTCGATGTTCAAAGTTATTCTTGAACACTCTAATTgataataattattattaagttttttttttttctttaggcttgtccctctctctctctctctctctcttttccattcttgAAAATATACCCagatgtgtatatatatacataaatatatatgcattcctctttatttttttctttatttttttgttgcgCTTACTATGAACCACAAGAGCGAGAGATTTGGTTATATAATCACAAATGTTGCACCAATTTGCAATACTCACTTTAAAGTTCTGGTTTACATAGTGATATAATGTATTGAATAGATTAATTTAATGGTACGTACAGAATTCAGAAAATCTTTCTGGTGTAATGCAATTTAAGTCGTATTCTTTGTTGTAgcaatcatcatcatcatcatcattagtgttaatatttttattattttcattactgttattatcattattatccTTATTTTTACAATGGtcgttgctgctgctgctgctgctgttgtagtagtagtaaccTTTGCTAATACTTCCTTGAGGTGAGGAAGGAATCGTGTAGGTGTCAATTTGTGAAAGGTCTGAATCAAATATTTGGTTGTAAAAACCGGAAGCAAATGTTCCACTTGAACAAGGAGATGAGCAAGAACCTAATGGAAATTTAGACAAGTAATAGTTAGCTTCAAGCGGCTCCAACTTTGATTCCATCTCAGTCTCAGTCTCTGAACTATTTGTAGAAGGGTGATGCTCAAAGTGCATGGAATTTGTATGGTTGTACTCGGTGAAAAATTCAAGTTCCAACTCTAGATTTTCTCCTTgcactttttcaaattttagTTCAACCCCCAGCGATTCATATGAGTTTCTTTTGGTGAGTTTCTTAGGGGTGCTCGAGTCCATTACATTCTTATCTTCTTGAACCTCCAACATCAATGAACTGTTAAGAATCAAAGTTTGATCATCGTTATCGGAGATTGTGTTGCTCAATAGGTTTGTGGATATCCGTTTCAATGGAGAGCCcttcattttcctttctgTGCCATTGTTATGGGAAACCCCGCTATCATCTTTACTATCATTGTCACCATTGATATTACTATCATAATGGATATGTGAAACACCTTCATCAAATTTAGAAAAACTTCTATTCCTAATTTGAAAAGGAGTGGTGTTTGCTACAGCAATTACCGCGTATGTAGCTACCGGGTCTATAATTGTAGTATTGTCGTTTTGCAATTCAGCAAGTAATTGAACTTGTAAGATAAATTTACCACAATTTTTACCCAGAATGTAATTGGTGTCCTTAGCTGGTGAAGAATAAAGGTTGGAAGGTGTATAGGATGTAAATTGAAGTCTATCGTACTTTGCAACTTTTACCAAGGACTTGTCTTTGTCATATGATCTAAGAATTGAATCAGCTGTTTTAACAGGTATGGCGTTTGGTGTATACTCATACAAGTGCTTTAGTTCTTGGAGCCTCGACTGTTTACGCAAGTTGGCGCTTTGTTTGATTAGGAGGTGGCTTGGTAAGTTCCCCGAGATCGCCGGAATAATAGGCGGCTCCGACACAGGACCTTTATCCCTCTTTGTAGTATGTTGCACGAGCTTTACTTCCTCTCCGTGCTTATTATCGGCATACTTTCCAGCCAATCTAAGTGCTAATTGTTTAACCACTCTCTTTTCACCTTCAAACTCTATGCAGAAACCGTGCTCTTGAAAGATTGATTTCTTTGTCCCGCAGtgttcaaaatcaaaacatgCCACTACCGAAAAATAATTTCGTTTATAGCCTATCCACTCATGGTTAATTTCATCAAACCCTCTGTCAATCCTTGCATGTATTCTTGGATAAACTTCTTTTTGATGGTCAGACTTGAGGAGTAATGGCGTTACACTTTTAGTAGCGCCAAATGGAGGCCCAATTTTGAACTGATGAATTGATCGCGGTGCAAGTCTCAGTTTCGAGCTAAGTTTAGAGCTtgaatttctttcttccaaaTTTGCTGATGGGTAAACGGGATCAGATCTAAAGGAAGATCGTAAGGTTTTCGATGTTCGTGGCATActttcttgcttttctttttattcttgtATTCTTATTCGTGCTGGTAACTGGTGTTTTAACGCtaagtcaaaaaaaaaaaaaaaaaaaaaaaacatattttgaatttatttgcaaaattttgcagcaaaaaaaaaaattatactTACAAAtaagaagagaaggaaaaaaaaatctaaaaatttccaaaactttacaaTGTTAAAGATAAAATTTTAATAAAGGGAATAATATTCTACACATTTGTCAAAACTTCAATTGATATTGGAAATTAGACCTCAAACTAAGTGAACCAAACCATATTGTGTTTACAAATTGATATATGATGTGACTAGTTTTGACCAAGCCGTGGTATAAAGTTGATCAGAGATGTTATCAAAATCGATTTCTCCATTTATCTATTGCAAAATATTGTAGTAGAGAATTTGTGCAGCAGTTTccgaaaaaaacaaaactcaaAACTCAAAACTCAAACcagaaaacagaaaattaaaattacaacaatctgagaagaaaataaaaaaagcagcaacaattgGTAGCATTCACATTATTTCACATCACTTCACATCGCATCGTGAgccctttattttttaggCATCAgtcttttaaaaaaaacacttcCTCTCTCATCACTAATAACATTAGCACCACCATTACAACCTACTAAAGAAAAGTCACAACAACTCTTGTTGTTATCTAAACCTTCCATTAACAAGAATTCAACTTTCAAGTCATGGGCAAAAAAGCTATCGATGCGCGTATCCCTGCGCTCATACGTAACGGTGTGCAAGAGAAGCAAAGATCTTTCTTTGTCATTGTGGGCGATAAGGCACGTAATCAGTTGCCAAACTTGCACTATTTGATGATGAGTTCggatttgaaaatgaacaaaTCCGTCTTATGGGcttacaaaaagaaattgttggGGTTTACATCACATAGACAGAAAAGAGAGgcaaagataaaaaaagatatcAAAAGAGGTATTAGGGAAGTTAACGACCAGGACCCATTTGAAGCATTTATATCAAACCAGCACATCCGTTATGTGTACTACAAGGAAACAGATAAGATCTTGGGTAACACATATGGTATGTGTATTTTGCAAGATTTCGAAGCAATGACTCCCAACTTATTGGCAAGAACGATAGAAACAGTTGAAGGTGGTGGATTGGTAGTCATCTTGCTCAAGAGCATGACTTCTTTAAAGCAATTGTATACCATGAGCATGGATATACACTCGAGATATAGGACAGAGGCACATGACGACGTTGTTGCCAGATTCAATGAGAGgtttttgctttcattGGGATCGTGCAGTAATTGTTTAGTAGTCGATGATGAATTAAATGTACTCCCAATATCGGGAGGTAAACATATTAAACGTTTACCACCCAAAGATGACGATGAATTGTCACCAAAGGCGCAAGAACTTAAAGAGCTAAAAGAAAGTTTAGCCGATGTTGAACCTGCAGGAAACCTTGTGAGTTTGGCAAAAACCATTAATCAAGCGCAGGCCATTTTGACATTTATTGATGTTATAACAGAGAAAAGTTTACGAAGTACAGTAACTTTGACAGCAGGTAGAGGTCGAGGAAAGTCTGCTGCCTTGGgtattgctattgctgcAGCAGTATCACAAGGATACTCTAACATCTTTGTTACTTCGCCTTCACCAGAGAACTTGAAAACATTGTTTGAGTTTGTATTCAAAGGGTTCGATGCCTTGGGATACACCGAGCACATGGATTACGATATAATTCAATCAACCAACCCTTCATTCAACAAGGCGGTAGTGCGCGTTGACATCAAACGAGAACACAGACAGACCATACAATATATTTCACCAAATGACCACTATGTTCTTGGTCAAGCAGAGTTATTGATTATCGATGAAGCAGCCGCTATCCCTCTTCCAATTGTCAAGAAGTTGATGGGTCCATACTTGGTATTCATGGCTTCAACTATCAATGGGTACGAAGGAACAGGTCGTTCCTTGTCGTTGAAATTGATACAACAGTTGagacaacagcaacaagtTGGAAATACCCCGGCCGATACAGAAATCATTTCGAGAGACAATAAACTGAGCAATCTTCAAGCTGGTGTCCAATTAGCTAGAAATTTGAAAGAGGTTGTTTTGGATGAGCCAATTAGATATGCGCCGGGTGATCCAGTTGAAAAATGGCTCAACAAACTTTTGTGCTTGGACGTATCATTATCGAGGAACGCTAAATTTGCTGCCAAGGGAACTCCTCATCCATCACAATGTAACTTGTTTTTCGTCAATAGAGATACATTGTTTTCATACCATCCGGTATCTGAAGCATTTTTGCAGAAAATGATGGCGTTATATGTTGCTTCGCATTATAAAAACTCGCCAAATGATTTGCAATTAATGTCGGATGCACCAGCACATCAattatttgttcttttgccACCAATTGAAGAAGGTGATAATAAAATTCCCGACCCATTGTGTGTTATTCAGTTAGCTTTGGAAGGGCAGATTTCTAAAGAGAGTGTTAGGAAATCCTTGAGCCGAGGACAACGTGCAGGTGGTGATTTGATTCCATGGTTGATTTCCCAACAGTTTCAAGATGAAGAGTTTGCATCATTGTCTGGTGCCAGAATTGTTAGAATTGCAACAAACCCAGAATATGCTGGTATGGGTTACGGTTCAAGAGCAATGGATTTATTGATGGATTACTATTCAGGTAAGTTTACTGACATTAGCGAGTCTCTGGAGTTGAATGATCATACATTGTCAAGAGTTACTGATAAGGAACTTGCCAGTGCATCTTTGAAGGACGAGATTACCTTGAGAGACGCCAAGTCCTTGCCACCATTATTATTGAAACTTTCTGAAAAAGCACCATATTATTTGGACTACATGGGTGTTTCGTATGGTTTTACCTCGCAATTGCAcaagttttggaaaaaagcTGGTTTCACTCCTGTATACTTGAGACAAACTGCCAATGATTTAACCGGAGAGCATACCGAGGTTGTGCTAAAGGCTTTGCCAGATAGAGAGGATAAGTGGTTGCATGAGTTTTCGAAAGATTTTCACAAGAGGTTTTTACAACTCTTGGCATACGAGTTTAAGAAATTTCAAGCTTCACAAGCACTTGGTCTTATTGAGGCCACAGAGCAGGGCGAAGGCGAGGATGTTGTAAACAAGCCATTAACTAGAGCTCAGTTGGATGAATTGTTGTCGCCTTTTGATTTGAAGAGACTTGATTCTTATGCCAACAATTTGTTGGATTACCatgttattgttgatatGTTGCCATTGATTGCTCAACTTTACTTTTCCAAgagagcaaacaatgagaTTAGCTTGTCGTCTGTTCAATCTGCAATCTTGTTGGCTATTGGTTTACAACATAAGAATATGGACCAAATTGCACAGGAACTCAATTTGCCTTCGAATCAAGCAATGGCAATGTTTGCAAAGATTATTAGAAAGTTTTCCACATATTTCAGAGGCATTTTGTCCAAAGCTATCGAAGAGGAGATGCCTGAATTGGAGGATGAACAAGTAAAGGAACTCGAAGGAGTTGACCAAGACATAATGGATGAAGAAGTTGGACAAGAGGCAGAAGAGTTTGATGGTAatgttgaagaaaagatgTATAAAGAGTTGGACGAAGCGGGAAATCAAGCTATTTCGGAGATGaaggagaaacaaaaggaatTGATCAATGCATTGAACCTTGAAAAGTATGCAATTGCTGACGATGAGGAGTGGGACGAAAAGTCAATGTCTAAAGCTGCCACTAAGGGTAACAAGCTGAATGGTACTGGTGTCGTTAGTGTGAAAAAGGGTAAGAGGAAATCCGCAGAAAGTGCCAATGATATTTACGAAAAGGAGATGAAATTGGCCAAGAAGTCCAAGAAGGGTAAGAAATAGACTCAGGTTTAGATTAAGAAATTATTGTTTTATGATTTGTAGTCtgtaaattgaaaattgtaATTTGTATAttgcctttttttctttttatttttttttacttttttcaaatttattttactCTTCAAATTTGCtttacttttcaattttgtttatatttCGTGTATAATAATATTTAAAGCGGACGTTACAAGGTCTATTAGTTTACAACCATCCTCGTTTTTAACATCGTGAATCTTGTACTGTGCCGCTACTTTTGGGTTCAACTGGCCTTCGACATCATTGTTTGTGAATAGGTACTTGTGACTCGATTCAAATGCAGGCCacacaattttttcaaagtatTCTGGAGGATCAGTCCAGAAACCCTCGACTGTGTTGTAGCCACTTCTTGCTTCTCTTCGTCGTTTCAATGTTGTAAAACTAGCGTGGAAAAAAAGCTTAACATCAAAAAGATTCGTAATCTCTGGATCATGGAAAAGCATAAACCCATCGATAAAGTATATGTGTTTCTGTTTGCCATTGTTGAACTTTGTTTCGTGCTCTTTTGCAATGGTTTTTATtgcttcaatttcatttgaCAGCAacttcaaatccaaatcatCTGGTTGGATTGAGTCAATTGGAGGTTCTCCTTCACCATTTTTTAGTACAGTAAGAtactttttgaatttgtcgAAATTGAGGGCTTCTGGACAATCCCAGTCTTGATACCCAGATGCTTTGTCAATAGGAATTTGACTGTCAGCGAGGTAGAAGTCGTCTTGGTGGATCAAAGTGACATGCGGTAACAATGCTGCTAGTGTCTTTGCAACTGTTGTTTTCCCACTGGACGAAGGACCACCAAATGCAACGAGAATGACATTTTCTGGTTTGGATGCTGTCATCAAGGCATGTAGAAGTCAAAAGGTGGGTAGGGAAAACAAGGCGGAGGCGTCGAAatagaaattgaaatagaaaatgagaaggagaaagagaaggataAAATGGaggttttttttcaaatcaataCAAATTGTGTTTCTCATACAAACTAAAATTTGAGTTGTtatctctctttttatttttgatttgttgcaattttttttttttttttttccttttttcaacttctttAGTTTTTATACTTGTTCATTCGCGCACTGTTAATTGCTGACATCAATGAGATACACCATTTATCcatcaaaagaagaaagaaagaacaagaacaagaacaacaagaataGTACTTTTGGCGTTTATAAGTGTgtgaagagaaaagagaatatgTTGTAGAGATTGGAACTCACCTGATTACTTAAATATGATGCAAAGGGAATTAGTCTAGACCTGAATGAGTGTTTTTATCTATAACGTATGTTCTTTTCCATTACAATTTGGTTCTAGCCACATTCCACAATCCACATTCCACATTCCACGTGCCACATGCCACAAGTTACAACTTTCAAGGTAGAAGTTATATTTTGTATACAAAATGATTTTAACTCCGAATGTCGATCATGAGGCAGTATAAGCTGCTTTCGTCAACATGCTCCATGAcctgtttttgtattgtatttttgtaatatatttttgtattgtatttttgatgttcttttatcttccactcttttcttatttttctcagtcaaaagaaaagtaacgACGACGGCGATGGTGACTAACAATGTTAATATATGATTTCAtatatttttgttcaatGAATAGGAAGAAAGACTTGGAGTTGCTATAGATTTAGAATTTCGGAGATaactaacaaaaaaatgatatcGCGTTTAAAATGCAAGTTAGAGCAAATTTAGTAGAGAATCACCGGTGAGGAAGTacgaaaaaggaaatataCGAGAATTATAATTTCACCACTTTTTACTACTTTATCAGTATGGTTGCTGGGTAACAGTTTATGGGTTGgttgaaaaagagatgAAAAGGTGTTGTAATGCTGGGAAcggaaaaaacaaatatgaGTGTTTACCAAAACTCTTCTTCCACTACATCATGTAGCAGAGAGACATTTTGAAGGTATGAATGCACTTTTATAAAATTTCCATCTTTTCACtggtttcttttgttctgttctttGTTCCATTGTATACCTTTGCCTTAgctctattttcttttttttttcccccttcttcttcctttttgttttgttctttatctactattattattattattaaatttgaaatttttgcaattggaTAGTAGACTTTATTGGTATGAGTAAGCAGGTTCAGGTCCATGTATTTCTGTTAATCTAattcttattttattttttactctttatttttttaattttttcaatctcttttCCTAATTAGGAAATTGGCGCTCAAGCTCTGCAGCTTCCCATAATTGACACAAAGACACAGATACCGATACAGACACATTTACATACACATTTACATACACATTTACATACACATGCACAGAC
It encodes the following:
- the RFT1 gene encoding Oligosaccharide translocation protein rft1 produces the protein MNQRNSKSPITSQSTPTTSRGKAMDDKNVVEASTKGVSLLIIVQVITKLFTFVLNHALIRFISPSIFGIAAYLDLIRSTILFFSREAIRLSVQRVNATQPRTKRLQEVLNLGFLSIFISIPVSIIVGYLQGYLSSNFQQHFLKLPFSNLSVLVLIFSIIAELLVEPIYCVYQYELDFGKRSKFESTAMILKCTVTVACVFSSASYFEGSEFNGAAILSFMLGQLAYAGTLLILYAFSFQGFNKLNQTCLRYKLISTNGEKNYFEPQILHMFQSFFLQMIFKQILTEGDTLLISYMCTIEEQGAYAVVSNYGSIIARLLFQPLEEATRLMLTKIMSQAKKEDTLDGSGEKATSVKDKITQNTTTSGTTITNDSYMQAFTYIKMVSLFYFNLCLVILFAGVTNGPFLLKLLLGNKNNWDKTDIFSLFPQYITYIPFLAFNGVFEAFFTSLATPKDISRYSKFMTVATVLVLALSYYLILVWNLRLSGLMIANIANMSLRIIYCFFTLQKFFSKGGIKLSFGKAVSYITPSVGIMAATWLGQYWFVFRKTSFFTQDWQELLKSTIWSGILLSNLVILERQKLQHAVRRVFHLKEE
- the LSM2 gene encoding U6 snRNA-associated Sm-like protein LSm2, which gives rise to MLFFSFFKTLVDQEVTVELKNDMEITGVLKSVDQFLNLKLDNIKCNNGDKYPYLEAVKNLFIRGSTVRYVHINPNLVDCTLLQDASRRGYGASIEMITRPKCLKK
- the KRE33 gene encoding killer toxin resistant protein (BUSCO:EOG09260ETR) translates to MGKKAIDARIPALIRNGVQEKQRSFFVIVGDKARNQLPNLHYLMMSSDLKMNKSVLWAYKKKLLGFTSHRQKREAKIKKDIKRGIREVNDQDPFEAFISNQHIRYVYYKETDKILGNTYGMCILQDFEAMTPNLLARTIETVEGGGLVVILLKSMTSLKQLYTMSMDIHSRYRTEAHDDVVARFNERFLLSLGSCSNCLVVDDELNVLPISGGKHIKRLPPKDDDELSPKAQELKELKESLADVEPAGNLVSLAKTINQAQAILTFIDVITEKSLRSTVTLTAGRGRGKSAALGIAIAAAVSQGYSNIFVTSPSPENLKTLFEFVFKGFDALGYTEHMDYDIIQSTNPSFNKAVVRVDIKREHRQTIQYISPNDHYVLGQAELLIIDEAAAIPLPIVKKLMGPYLVFMASTINGYEGTGRSLSLKLIQQLRQQQQVGNTPADTEIISRDNKSSNLQAGVQLARNLKEVVLDEPIRYAPGDPVEKWLNKLLCLDVSLSRNAKFAAKGTPHPSQCNLFFVNRDTLFSYHPVSEAFLQKMMALYVASHYKNSPNDLQLMSDAPAHQLFVLLPPIEEGDNKIPDPLCVIQLALEGQISKESVRKSLSRGQRAGGDLIPWLISQQFQDEEFASLSGARIVRIATNPEYAGMGYGSRAMDLLMDYYSGKFTDISESSELNDHTLSRVTDKELASASLKDEITLRDAKSLPPLLLKLSEKAPYYLDYMGVSYGFTSQLHKFWKKAGFTPVYLRQTANDLTGEHTEVVLKALPDREDKWLHEFSKDFHKRFLQLLAYEFKKFQASQALGLIEATEQGEGEDVVNKPLTRAQLDELLSPFDLKRLDSYANNLLDYHVIVDMLPLIAQLYFSKRANNEISLSSVQSAILLAIGLQHKNMDQIAQELNLPSNQAMAMFAKIIRKFSTYFRGILSKAIEEEMPELEDEQVKELEGVDQDIMDEEVGQEAEEFDGNVEEKMYKELDEAGNQAISEMKEKQKELINALNLEKYAIADDEEWDEKSMSKAATKGNKSNGTGVVSVKKGKRKSAESANDIYEKEMKLAKKSKKGKK
- the NRK1 gene encoding ribosylnicotinamide kinase (BUSCO:EOG09264DMU), producing the protein MTASKPENVILVAFGGPSSSGKTTVAKTLAALLPHVTLIHQDDFYLADSQIPIDKASGYQDWDCPEALNFDKFKKYLTVLKNGEGEPPIDSIQPDDLDLKLSSNEIEAIKTIAKEHETKFNNGKQKHIYFIDGFMLFHDPEITNLFDVKLFFHASFTTLKRRREARSGYNTVEGFWTDPPEYFEKIVWPAFESSHKYLFTNNDVEGQLNPKVAAQYKIHDVKNEDGCKLIDLVTSALNIIIHEI